A window of Thermococcus sp. LS1 genomic DNA:
CGTAAGATCATTTCTGTGGAGACGAAGAAGAAAAACATCCAGATACCTGTGAAGGAGTTTTGGAGGACGAACTGCAGAGAGACGCTTGAGGTCAGGCTCAACGGGCTTGCCTTTGGGAGGTACCGACTGGGCCTCTACAAGGGCGCATACGGGTATGTCGACTCCTACGCGGTCTCGGATTCCGGCCTGCTCATAGAGGACACAAACGGGAAAAGATACTACCTTGCTTTTGATAACATTGATGAAGTCGTGGATGCGATAATGGATGACAGCATAAGAGAGAAGGCAATAACGGTGAGAGATAAAGCGAAGGAAAATAGAACTTAAAGGGATCGGCAGTATCCAGAAACGACAACATTTTCTGGAATTCTTGTCACTTGGAGACTCGGTTGAATTCAGATGAGCTTCACCTGGTATCGCCAATCGTCGAAAAAGCCTTTCACTTTCACCGAAAGACTTTTATAACTCCCGTCTCAACCTTAGGCGGAGTTACGTTCAACTTTTGTAGGTGATGCCCCATGAGAAAGCTCCTGAAGCCCGTCAAGGACGTCGGTATCGTCGGCTACGGTGCCTACGTTCCAAGGTATAGAATCAAAGCCGAAGAGATAGGAAGGGTCTGGGGAGTTTCGAGCTTCCCGATCGAGGAGAAAGCCGTTCCAGGTCTTGACGAGGATGCACTCACAATTGGAATTGAGGCAGCGAGAAACGCCCTCAAAAGGGCGAGGATAGATCCAAAGCTCATCAGGGCGGTGTGGTTTGGCTCGGAGTCCAAGCCCTACGCCGTTAAGCCCACCGGAACTGTAATAGCTGAAGCCATCGGCGCTACGCCAGACGTCAGCACCGCCGACTTCGAGTTCGCCTGTAAGGCTGGAACCGAGGCACTTCAGACCGCCATCGGTTTCGTCGGCTCAGGAATGGCCGACTATGCCATGGCCATCGGTGCCGACACCGCCCAGGGAAGGCCCGGTGACCACCTCGAGTTCACCGCCGGCGCTGGAGGTGCCGCTTTCATAGTTGGCGAGAAGAGCTCCGAGACCGTTGCGTATTTTGAGGGAAGCTACTCCTACGTCACCGACACTCCGGACTTCTGGAGGCGCCAGCACGAGCACTACCCGAGGCACGGAAACAGGTTCACCGGGGAGCCGGCATACTTCCACCACATAGTCAACGCCGCCAAGACCCTGATGGAGGAGCTTGGTTTAACCGTCAACGACTTCGACTATGCCGTCTTCCACCAGCCTAACGTTAAGTTCCCGCTTACCGTCGGCAAGATTCTTGGAATCCCCAAAGAGAAGATACTCCCAGGACTGCTCACCGGAATCATAGGAAACACCTACAGCGGCGCGACTATGGTAGGCATTTCCGCCGTTCTCGATATCGCCAAGCCTGGCGACAGGATTCTGTGGGTCTCCTTCGGTTCTGGAGCAGGAAGCGATGCCTTCAGCATCGTCGTACAGGACGCCATAGAGGAGAAGCGCGACCTCGCGCCGAAGACTATGGACTACGTGAACAGGAAGAAGTACATCGACTACGCCCTCTATGCGAAGGCGAGAAGGAAGTACATAATGTGAGGTGGTTGAAATGAAGAAGGCCGTCATAATCGGTGTCGGAATGACCCCCGTTGGGGAACACTGGAAGCTTGCCCTTCGCGATCTGGCCGTTGAGGCGGTTCTCAAGGCTATGGACGACGCTGGAATCGACAGGGTTGACTCCCTTTACGTTGGAAACATGGTCTCAGGATCATTCGTCGAGCAGGAGAACCTCGGAGCGCTCATAGCCGACTGGGCTGGCTTGGGAAACATCCCCGCCGTTAAGATTGAGGCAGCCTGTGCCAGTGGCGGTGCCGCCGTCCAGGAAGGAGTTAAGGCCGTTCTGAGTGGTCTCGAGGATGTAGTTGCCGTCGTCGGCGTTGAGAAGATGACCGATGCCTGGCCAAGCGACGCCACCCGCTACTTGGCTTACGCCGCCGACGCCGAGTGGGAGCTCTTCCACGGGGCCAGCTTCGTCGCCCTTAACGCGCTCATCATGCGCTATTACATGAAGACCTATGGCTACACCGAGGAGGACTTGGCTTTATTCGCCGTTAACGCTCACGCCAACGGCGCTAAGAACCCCTACGCGATGTTCAAGAGGCCGATAAAGGTTGAGACCGTCCTCAAGAGCCCATACATTGCTGACCCGCTCAAGCTCTTTGACGCGTCCCCTGTCTGCGACGGTGCCGCGGCCCTGATAATCACCACACCGGAGAAAGCGAAGGAGCTCGGTGTTCCTAAGGAGAAGTGGGTCGAGGTCGCCGGAATAGGAAGGGCCATCGACACCATAAACCTCGCCAACAGAGAGGATCTTCTTGACCTCAAAGCTGCAAGGGTAGCCGCTCAGAGGGCATACAAGATGGCAGGCGTCGAACCAAAGGATATAGACTTCTTCGAGGTTCATGATGCGTTCACAGTTATGGCCGCCCTCAGCCTAGAAGCTCTCGGCGTTGCCAAGAAAGGCGAGGGAGCAAAGCTCGCGAAGGAGGGTCAGATAGCCATCGACGCTGATTATCCGATACAGACCATGGGTGGACTAAAGGCCAGAGGACACCCAGTCGGAGCGACCGGCGTTTACCAGACAGTCGAAGCGGTTCTCCAGCTGCGCGGAGAAGCGCCGAGCCAGGTACCCGATGCTGAAGTGGGTCTGACCCAGAACATAGGTGGAACCGGCTCGAACATAACTGTTAACGTCCTGAGGAGGGTCTGAAAATGGCGAGGCCGATGCAGGTTTCGAGGCACTGGAGGCACTTCCGTGAGAAGTACAGGCTCATCGGCGGTAAGTGCGAGAACGGCCACGTTCACTTCCCGAAGAGGAGCGTCTGCCCCGTCTGCGGCTCGAGGAACATCGAGGAGATTGAGCTCAGTGGTAGGGGCAAGATCCTAAGCTGGACCATCGTTAGGAACCCGCCGAGCGGCTTCGAGTACTACAAGCCCTATCCGCTCGCCCTTATCGAGCTCGAGGAGGGACCGGTGGTACTGGCCCAGCTGACGGACGTCGATCCCGAGGAGATTGACTTCGGCATGGAGGTCGAGGTCGTCACCAAGAAGATAAGGGAGTTCGAGGAGGACGGAATAATCCTCTACGGCTACAAGTTCAGGCCGCCGATTAAGTGAGAAGCCTCTTTTTCCACCATTTTTCCCAAACAATTTCTGGCATTAATGTATCAAGCCAGTGGTGACTTCATTATCCAAACGAAGTCAACCAAACAAAAGAAATCTGGAACAGTATCAACTCTTCTCAATCCTCATCCTATCCCCGCTCTCGAACTCCAGCTCAAGTTTGCCTTTCTCCATCTTCACCTTCACACCATCAACAACGGCCTCTAGCTTTCCATCCTTGGCCTCGACGCCGAGCATCTCGGCTATCTCTCCAACACTCCTCAGCGAGCCGCTCATCGTGGTTTCGAGCTTCTCCCCACCGCTCTCTATCGTAACCTTCAGCTTCCCCTTTCCTTCCCGTATAAAACTCTCCTCGTTCAAGTTTCCCACCTTCTCAGGGTTTGGCGGACGTATGCAGGGCATCCCATCCACCCAATAGTTTAGCTTTCCCTCTTCCCTTTATCATCCTTTCGAATGTCCTTCACCATTCGAACCCATATCCCGCTCTGCTCTACCCTTCTGAAGCCGTAGTCCTCGTAGAATTTCATGGCCTTCTCGTTCTTCTCGCCCACCCAGAGCTCTATCCTGTCGTTGTACTTGCTCAAGTATTCGAGGCACTTTTCCATCAGCTTGTGCCCGATTCCGTGTCCCTGAAAGCGCTTATCAACGACGAACTCGTGGATAGCTCCAACGGTCCTCCCCTCGTACTTGCTGTACCAGTCGTTGTCACAGACGATAAAGCCGGCTATCTCGTCGCCGACCTTGGCAACAAAGAAGCCGTCCTTGGCTTTGTTCCAGCACCAGCGGAGGTAGCGCTTGGCGTAACTCTCCCCCTCACCGCCGTACTCTCGCATACCTTCGTAGCCGCTCATGTATATCTCTATCAGCCTCTCAAGGGTCTCCTGATCGAGCTTTTGCAGCTTCTCTATCCTTACCTCACTCATCAATATAAGCTCATCGAGGGGTTTAAAAAGGATAGCTCCGAGCTTTAGGTGGAGTCAGAAGGTGATTAAAATGGCAAAGGCTAAGCCGAAGTACTGCGAGATATGCGGCGCGCCCATAAGGGGTCCAGGTCACAGGATAAGGCTCGAAGGAGCCGAGGTTCTCGTCTGCGACCGCTGTTATGAGAAGTATGGAAGGAAAAAGGCGGGCTTCAGCATAATGCCCACAGGCAGGCAGCCAGTCAGGAGGACCTACTCACGGCCAAAACCCAAGCCGGCTCCTAAGCCGAGGACGGAAAGACCTCTTTACACAGAGGAGATAGTCGAGGACTTCGCTGAGAGGGTTTACAGGGCCATACAGCGCTCGGGCAAAAGCTACGAGGAGCTTTCGCACGAAATTGGCCTTTCGATGAAAGACCTGCGCGCGATAGCCCACGGCTACCGTGAGCCCACGATAAAGGAAGCGAAGAAGCTCGAGAAGTACTTCAAGATAACCCTCATCGAGAGAGTTGAAGAAGAAGTTAAGGAGAAGGCCACAATTCCAAAGGACTACGAACCGACACTTGGCGATATAGCCAACATCAAGATTCGGAAGAGGAAGAAGTGAGGGCTCAGAACTCCTCCAGCTCTTCCTCTTCCCTCTTCTTCTTAAGCTCCTCAGCCTTCGTTCTCTTCGGCGGGTGGAAGCCTTTGAGCTTCTCGAAGGTTCCCCACATACGAATTAACTCCTCCCAGACCTCTGTATCGGGGGGAATAACCAGGATGTGAGCCGGTGGGTGTATGTCCATCAGCCTGCCTATGGCCTTAGCTGGAGGCAAATCTATCTGCGCTATCACGTGAGCCCTGAACTTTTTCCTCGGCTTCTCACCGCTTATCTTCTCAAACGCCCAATCAGAGAGTGCGGGGGGCATTATCCTCGGGTCTCCCCTTATCTTCATGCCGCCGTAGCGGACGAGGTCGGCCAGTGCTATGCTGGCCTTCTGGAAGTTGTCGGTCCTTACCAATACCATCGTGTTTCTCATGTTCTCACCAATTCGTCCTTGTCGTGAGCCTTTTTAAGCCTTCTCAATTTTTAGTTACCGAAAGTTTTAAAAAATTCGAGTGAGGAAAAAAGTGCAGAAAACAACCGGAGGGATGATGATGTTCCTGAAGAGGAGGCACCTGGAGATTCTCAGGGAGATGAAAAACACCGAAAGTGGAGCCGAAATTGAGGCCAAGCTTCCAGAGGAGTTCCAGCTCAGAGCGCTTGAACTCTACATACTCGGCTTTGTTGAGCTCGAGGGTGGAAAAATCAGGTTCACCGAGGCCGGGAAGAAAATGCTCGAGTTCGCTGAGAAGCTCGATGTGGAGAAGCTCCCCGACCT
This region includes:
- a CDS encoding DUF356 domain-containing protein, which gives rise to MRNTMVLVRTDNFQKASIALADLVRYGGMKIRGDPRIMPPALSDWAFEKISGEKPRKKFRAHVIAQIDLPPAKAIGRLMDIHPPAHILVIPPDTEVWEELIRMWGTFEKLKGFHPPKRTKAEELKKKREEEELEEF
- a CDS encoding hydroxymethylglutaryl-CoA synthase; this encodes MRKLLKPVKDVGIVGYGAYVPRYRIKAEEIGRVWGVSSFPIEEKAVPGLDEDALTIGIEAARNALKRARIDPKLIRAVWFGSESKPYAVKPTGTVIAEAIGATPDVSTADFEFACKAGTEALQTAIGFVGSGMADYAMAIGADTAQGRPGDHLEFTAGAGGAAFIVGEKSSETVAYFEGSYSYVTDTPDFWRRQHEHYPRHGNRFTGEPAYFHHIVNAAKTLMEELGLTVNDFDYAVFHQPNVKFPLTVGKILGIPKEKILPGLLTGIIGNTYSGATMVGISAVLDIAKPGDRILWVSFGSGAGSDAFSIVVQDAIEEKRDLAPKTMDYVNRKKYIDYALYAKARRKYIM
- a CDS encoding Zn-ribbon domain-containing OB-fold protein; protein product: MARPMQVSRHWRHFREKYRLIGGKCENGHVHFPKRSVCPVCGSRNIEEIELSGRGKILSWTIVRNPPSGFEYYKPYPLALIELEEGPVVLAQLTDVDPEEIDFGMEVEVVTKKIREFEEDGIILYGYKFRPPIK
- a CDS encoding multiprotein bridging factor aMBF1 encodes the protein MAKAKPKYCEICGAPIRGPGHRIRLEGAEVLVCDRCYEKYGRKKAGFSIMPTGRQPVRRTYSRPKPKPAPKPRTERPLYTEEIVEDFAERVYRAIQRSGKSYEELSHEIGLSMKDLRAIAHGYREPTIKEAKKLEKYFKITLIERVEEEVKEKATIPKDYEPTLGDIANIKIRKRKK
- a CDS encoding thiolase domain-containing protein, producing MKKAVIIGVGMTPVGEHWKLALRDLAVEAVLKAMDDAGIDRVDSLYVGNMVSGSFVEQENLGALIADWAGLGNIPAVKIEAACASGGAAVQEGVKAVLSGLEDVVAVVGVEKMTDAWPSDATRYLAYAADAEWELFHGASFVALNALIMRYYMKTYGYTEEDLALFAVNAHANGAKNPYAMFKRPIKVETVLKSPYIADPLKLFDASPVCDGAAALIITTPEKAKELGVPKEKWVEVAGIGRAIDTINLANREDLLDLKAARVAAQRAYKMAGVEPKDIDFFEVHDAFTVMAALSLEALGVAKKGEGAKLAKEGQIAIDADYPIQTMGGLKARGHPVGATGVYQTVEAVLQLRGEAPSQVPDAEVGLTQNIGGTGSNITVNVLRRV
- a CDS encoding GNAT family N-acetyltransferase, yielding MSEVRIEKLQKLDQETLERLIEIYMSGYEGMREYGGEGESYAKRYLRWCWNKAKDGFFVAKVGDEIAGFIVCDNDWYSKYEGRTVGAIHEFVVDKRFQGHGIGHKLMEKCLEYLSKYNDRIELWVGEKNEKAMKFYEDYGFRRVEQSGIWVRMVKDIRKDDKGKRES